TATGAGAAAGTGTCGTTACTGATGATCCATCAGCTACATGACAAAGGTAACCTGCCAGTAGGCAGTTATTTCAGAGCAGAATCACTGATTTTGAACCTCCTAATTAGATCAGGCAGAAATCCGCAGTTTGATGCGTAGAACTACGTATTAGCGACTCGACGATTTACTTCTAAGTGGCTGAATTATAGCCATATAATACCTTTAAGTAAACATTGGATAAACTTGTTATACAGGTCTGCTTGTCGTATTTTCGACTGGCTTTCCGGTTCCATCCACCTAATACGACCTGACACCACCTATTTTACTCCTTACATCTAGCATGACAGATTCTGTGTTTAATGAACAGGTTGGACGTTTTCTGAATTCGAAAGAAAGTGTCCCAATGAAAGATACGTACCGCAGTGCTAAATTGGCCTGTGGCCTGAAAGAAGATGAGTATACCCGTTCCGAGTTTTTCGGCGCTGCCAAAATCAATCAGTTGCTGAAACAGAAAGGTTGTGTTGGTATTCGGGTTCATTATGCCAAGCGCTGGGAAGATGAAGATGGCAAGCCTACTGAAGTAGGAAAAGGCCAGTTGAAACCTCGCGTTCTGCTGACAGGCGTCGATGAACGAGGGCGCGATTTACCTCTTCCTGCCAGTCAGAGCGGCCTGAAAGACGACGGCGGTGACGATGGAGATATGGTCGTGGGCGATGGCTGGGTATGTCCCAAGCAGTGTGCATCATAATTACCTTAGTAAATGGTTGAAAAATTCATTCTTCTGGCTCAGAAATACCCATTAAGCCTTATACAGCATATTTTATTAATACTGCCCGTTTGTATAGGTCTGCTGCGATGGAAATTTCTGAGTCAGGAGCTGAAAATTATTACTGTCTTTTTCCTGCTCTATTTTAGTAAAGAGACAATTGCTCTTTACTTTGTACTCAATCGAATAAATAGCCTTGGCCTCGAAAATATATTTTCCTGTTTACAGGCTATAGTATTGGCAGTGATGTATGACAAAGTGATTCTCAGTAAATCAAAGCGGAAAAGTATATATATCGGACTTATTTTAGTATTGATAGTCAATATTATTACATTCAAGAAGGCTGAAATATCAAATATTGGTAATACAGTTGTTCGGGTATATATGATTTATATTGCTCTAAACTTTTTTGTTTGGCTATTAGAACAATTAAAGATACGAAATGTAATACTATACGGAATGTTTTGGGTGAGTGTTGGGGTTTTGCTATATGCCGCAGGAACTTTATTTATGTATTTATTCAGTGAATATATATTTACCCCCAAAGCGTCGGACGAGTTATTTGATATATATTGGGGAATTACCCAGATTGTAAGTATTATCTTTTGTCTGGCAGCCTCAATCGGTGTATGGGTTAGTAAGTACGATAACGAAAATTATCTTTGACGCCACTACTCTGTAAATGTAGAAAGTAAACACAAGGTTACTTAATAGCCATAAAATTGTTGCCGCTCACTCAATCGGAGTGTTAATTCATTGACATTCAGTAGTGGATTGTCCAATTTTACGATGTTTAGACCGCGGTAGAATAGAATTATGTCGATGGATGCTGGTTTTGTAATTGCTGTGGGTACGGCCGTACTCTTGATGATGGCAGTGTTCATCATCATTTTCGTGGCCTATTATCAGCAAAAACAGGCCAAACAGCAATTGGCATTTAAAGAATTACAGGCGCAGCACCGCCGGGAGTTGATGGAAGCTACCTTTAGAGGGCAGGAAGAAGAACGCCGACGCCTTGCCGAAGATATGCACGATGGTATTGGAACCATGCTTTCGATCACGAAAATGAGCCTGAACCAACTGGAGAAGCAATTAGGAGGGGAGGTGCAGGTTGGCTTTCAGTTTCAAAAAACGCGGTCTATGATTGACGAAACCATGACCAATGTTCGGCGAATAAGCCGAAATCTTGTCCCAACGACCCTCGAACGGTTTGGTTTGCTGGCTGCTTTGGAAGAACTGGCCGATCGGGCCACTGATAATGACATTGAGGTTGAACTCGTTTATCCTGAACCAGAGCTTGGATTTCTGCCCGCACTCGAATTGATGCTCTATCGAATTGCCCAGGAATTACTTAACAACGCCATCCGGCACGCCCGCGCCAAACATATTACCATTCACCTGATTCGCTTTGAAAATGAAGTTCGCCTGTCGGTCATCGATGATGGAGTCGGCTTTGACTTTGATGCGGTGATGGAAAATCGGAAAGCTGGGCTAGGCCTTCGCAATATTGAAAGCCGTCTGAATGTTGTGAACGGACACGTTACGTTCGACGTTGCCCCTGGTCGTGGTTCACGGATTCATGTGCAGGTTCATCTACATGATGCACAGCCTGTTGATTTATTGAGTTAATTTGTTTACCGAATAGTCGTTAGCAGGACTTAATCGGTATATCCTTTAACTCTACCCTCCTCTATGCGAAAAATTAAATTGGCCCTCTGCGACGATCATACGCTCTTTCGAGTCGGGATGGCAACTATTCTTGGTCAGATTCACGATTTTGAGTTGATTCTGGAAGCAGGAAATGGACAGGAACTGATTGAAAAAATCGCCCGAAAAACACCGGACGTCGTACTTCTGGATTTACAGATGCCGGTTATGGATGGTACAGCAACTGCCGATTACCTGCGCGAAAACCACCCCCTTATTAAAATTGTTGTTCTGACCATGCACGACGAAGATCGGATGGTGCTGCATCTACTGGAGAAAGGGGTTAGTGGCTACCTGCTCAAAGATGCTGAAGCTGGGGAGGTAGAGAAAGCCGTTCGAAAAGTGATGGACGAAGGTGTCTATCTGAACGAATTTGTGTCGAAAGCAATGCTTCGCAAGATGACCAACAAGCCGACGGTCAATAAGCCTGTGAATGCCTTTTACAACAGCAAAATTCTGCTTTCAGAGCGCGAGAAAGAAGTGCTGATGCTGATCTGTGAGGGATTATCGACCAATGAAATCAGTGAGAAAATCTTCCTGAGTCCCCGTACGGTAGAAGGGCATCGGCTACGCATCCTCGAAAAAACCGGCACCAAAAATACGGCCGGTATGGTGGCCTATGCGTTTAAGAATAATCTCGTTTGACCTGATAAAACTATCAGCGTGTGTTGCCATGCATATCTGCGATTATATCGCGGACGAGCACAGTACTAGTAGGTTACGCTGGTTTATAAACTACCCGTCTTACCGCCATCTACAGGTAAGTTGATGCCGTTGATCGATGCAGCTGCAGGGGTGCATAAAAATGCTACTGCTGCAGCTACCTCTTCGGGCGTGGCGAACCGTCCAATGGGAATTTCCTGGGCCAACTGAGTGGCGATTGCCTCTTCCGTTTTGCCGGAAGTTTTCGCCCGCATGGCCAGTGTGGATTCTAGCCGGGCTGTTTTTGTATAACCCGGCAATACATTATTGACCGTAATGCCAAAGCAGCCAATTTCGATTGATAAGGTCTTTGCCCATTGGGCCACCGCCCCCCGGATCGTATTGGAAACGCCCAGCCCCACAATGGGCTGTTTGACCGAGGTAGAAATAATATTGACGATTCGACCGTAGCCCAGGCGTTTCATCGAAGGAACAACTGCCTGCACTAAAGCATGATTGTTTAACAAATGATTATGGAACGTCTGAACGAATTCGTTGGGTTGGGCATCAACCAAAGCCCCACCCGGAGGACCACCGGTGTTGTTGACTAGAATATGCACCTCCGGAAAGCGCTCCATATAGGCTTTAATAGCCGTCTGTACAGCATCTGGCTGGCTAAAATCGGCGACGATGTACTGATGCGTTTGTCCTTTTGTGGTATCCAGTTCGGCCAGTACCGATTTTAATTTCTGTTCATCACGAGCGATCAGAACAACAGTAGCCCCCAGTAGCGCTAACTCCATAGCACTGGCACGACCAATTCCCTGTGTACTGCCACCGACCAAAGCGGTTTTCCCGCGTAAATCAAGATTCATGTAGTTTCACTTGTTGACAACGCTAAAGATCGGGCCAATGGCCTAAAAATCATAGGTAAAACTGGAAAACAGACGCATTGGTACCAATCATCCATACAAATAGTAGGCAAAGATGAGAAAAACACCGCTGGCGTAGTTTTGCTTAAACAAATTAGTAGCTTTGGGCAACTTTGAATCCAGTAATAACCTTTGCATTTCAGAAAACCATGTCAAAATCGTTAATTATTGTCATAGTAGTTGCTCTTATTCTGGGGATGTACGGTTGTAGTTCCTACAACGGCCTGGTTCAGAATGATATCAATGTTCAGGAAAAATGGGCCCAGGTCCAAACCCAATACCAACGCCGTTCGGATCTGATTCCTAACCTGGTACGGACGGTACAGGGGGCTGCTAATTTTGAGAAAAGTACGTTGACCGCCGTAATTCAGGCGCGGGCCAATGCCACCAGTATAAAACTAGAGGCCGACCAGTTGACGCCTGAGAATATTCAGAAGTTCCAGGCTGCGCAGGATCAGTTGAGTGGGTCGCTCTCGCGATTGCTGGCCGTTGCCGAAAGTTATCCGCAACTGAAAGCCACACAAAACTTTTCGGAGTTACAGGCGCAGTTGGAAGGCACTGAAAACCGGATTTCGGTGGCCCGTAATGATTTCAACGGGGCCGTTCGCGTATATAATCAGTCGGTAAGATCGTTCCCAAACAATATTTTTGCGGGTATTTTCGGCTTCCCTGTAAAAGGCTTTTTCGAGGCTTCGCAGGCGGCTCAAAGTGCACCAACGGTTCAGTTTTAATAGCAGAGAGCAGGGAATAAGGAAAAAGAAAGTAACCTTACTCCCTGCTCTCTGCTCCCTGCTCCTGCTCCATGCAAACAAATCCTTTCTCTCCCGACGAGCAGCAACGCATTGTTGAGGCTATCCGGCAGGCC
This window of the Spirosoma aerolatum genome carries:
- a CDS encoding sensor histidine kinase produces the protein MSMDAGFVIAVGTAVLLMMAVFIIIFVAYYQQKQAKQQLAFKELQAQHRRELMEATFRGQEEERRRLAEDMHDGIGTMLSITKMSLNQLEKQLGGEVQVGFQFQKTRSMIDETMTNVRRISRNLVPTTLERFGLLAALEELADRATDNDIEVELVYPEPELGFLPALELMLYRIAQELLNNAIRHARAKHITIHLIRFENEVRLSVIDDGVGFDFDAVMENRKAGLGLRNIESRLNVVNGHVTFDVAPGRGSRIHVQVHLHDAQPVDLLS
- a CDS encoding response regulator transcription factor, which codes for MRKIKLALCDDHTLFRVGMATILGQIHDFELILEAGNGQELIEKIARKTPDVVLLDLQMPVMDGTATADYLRENHPLIKIVVLTMHDEDRMVLHLLEKGVSGYLLKDAEAGEVEKAVRKVMDEGVYLNEFVSKAMLRKMTNKPTVNKPVNAFYNSKILLSEREKEVLMLICEGLSTNEISEKIFLSPRTVEGHRLRILEKTGTKNTAGMVAYAFKNNLV
- a CDS encoding SDR family oxidoreductase, whose amino-acid sequence is MNLDLRGKTALVGGSTQGIGRASAMELALLGATVVLIARDEQKLKSVLAELDTTKGQTHQYIVADFSQPDAVQTAIKAYMERFPEVHILVNNTGGPPGGALVDAQPNEFVQTFHNHLLNNHALVQAVVPSMKRLGYGRIVNIISTSVKQPIVGLGVSNTIRGAVAQWAKTLSIEIGCFGITVNNVLPGYTKTARLESTLAMRAKTSGKTEEAIATQLAQEIPIGRFATPEEVAAAVAFLCTPAAASINGINLPVDGGKTGSL
- a CDS encoding LemA family protein; the encoded protein is MSKSLIIVIVVALILGMYGCSSYNGLVQNDINVQEKWAQVQTQYQRRSDLIPNLVRTVQGAANFEKSTLTAVIQARANATSIKLEADQLTPENIQKFQAAQDQLSGSLSRLLAVAESYPQLKATQNFSELQAQLEGTENRISVARNDFNGAVRVYNQSVRSFPNNIFAGIFGFPVKGFFEASQAAQSAPTVQF